In Gossypium arboreum isolate Shixiya-1 chromosome 6, ASM2569848v2, whole genome shotgun sequence, the following are encoded in one genomic region:
- the LOC108472883 gene encoding trimethyltridecatetraene synthase-like: MESPSWFVLSIAWLASLAFLSKIFNDWRCKQLRFPPGPKPWPIIGNLNLIGSLPHQSLHKLSQRYGPLMQLKFGSYPVVVASSAVMAKEFLKKHDHIFASRPQTAAGKYTTYNYCNITWAPYGPYWRQGRKIYLNELFSSKRLESFEYIRVEEIQAFVSRLYRLSGKPIGVKEQLSRVTLSIISRIVLGKKYFSEKSDDRLGSNSIVSLQEFQEILDELFLLNGVLNIGDWIPWLDFLDLQGYVKRMKALKKKLDPFHDHVFDEHKQKNKELSKDFVTQDMVDLLLQLADDPDSEVKLTYDGVRGFTQDLIAGGTDTSATTVEWAISELIRQPQLIRQATEELDRVIGRERWVEERDIQQLPYIDAIMKETMRKHPVAVLLAPHLALEDCNVAGYHIRKGTRVFVNTWSIGRDPLLWEQPEEFRPERFIGRKIDVKGQNFELLPFGSGRRMCPGYSLGLKMIQSSLANLLHGFNWKLPDNTKAEELSMDEVYGLATPRKFPLDAVIEPRLPLHLYNV; encoded by the exons ATGGAGTCTCCGTCTTGGTTTGTTCTGTCCATAGCATGGCTAGCTTCTCTAGCCTTCCTCTCCAAAATTTTCAATGACTGGCGATGCAAACAACTGAGGTTTCCACCAGGTCCCAAACCCTGGCCTATCATTGGCAACCTTAATCTCATCGGGTCCCTCCCGCATCAATCTCTTCACAAACTATCCCAACGTTACGGGCCATTGATGCAGCTCAAATTTGGTTCCTATCCTGTAGTGGTTGCCTCATCTGCAGTGATGGCTAAGGAGTTTCTGAAGAAACATGACCATATCTTTGCTTCTAGACCCCAAACTGCGGCCGGCAAGTACACTACTTATAACTACTGCAATATCACATGGGCACCGTATGGACCATACTGGCGCCAAGGCCGCAAAATTTACCTGAATGAGCTATTCAGCTCGAAAAGACTCGAGTCCTTCGAGTACATCCGAGTCGAGGAAATTCAAGCTTTTGTCTCCCGCCTGTATAGATTATCAGGGAAGCCGATTGGGGTTAAAGAGCAGCTCTCACGTGTTACTCTCAGTATTATAAGCAGAATCGTATTGGGAAAGAAGTACTTCAGTGAGAAGAGCGATGATCGGCTTGGATCGAATTCGATAGTGAGTCTGCAAGAGTTTCAAGAGATTCTAGACGAGTTGTTCTTGTTGAATGGAGTGTTGAATATTGGGGATTGGATACCTTGGCTAGACTTTTTGGATTTGCAGGGCTACGTGAAACGAATGAAGGCTTTGAAGAAAAAACTTGACCCATTTCACGACCATGTGTTTGATGAACATaagcagaaaaataaagaattatCCAAGGATTTTGTGACACAAGACATGGTGGATTTATTGTTACAGCTAGCTGATGACCCTGATAGTGAAGTTAAGCTCACTTATGATGGTGTAAGGGGGTTTACACAG GATCTGATAGCTGGAGGCACAGATACGTCAGCAACAACAGTGGAATGGGCAATCTCTGAATTGATCAGGCAACCACAACTCATCAGACAAGCAACCGAAGAACTCGACAGAGTGATTGGGAGGGAGAGATGGGTAGAAGAGAGAGACATCCAACAACTTCCTTACATAGATGCAATCATGAAAGAGACAATGAGGAAACACCCTGTTGCTGTATTGCTAGCACCACACTTGGCCTTGGAAGATTGTAATGTGGCTGGATACCATATTCGCAAAGGAACTAGAGTCTTCGTAAATACCTGGAGCATAGGAAGAGACCCGCTCCTATGGGAGCAACCCGAGGAGTTTCGCCCTGAGAGGTTCATAGGGAGGAAAATCGATGTGAAGGGCCAAAATTTTGAGCTGTTGCCATTTGGTTCAGGGAGGAGGATGTGTCCTGGCTACAGCCTTGGACTAAAGATGATTCAATCAAGCTTAGCGAACTTGTTGCATGGCTTCAATTGGAAATTGCCTGACAATACTAAAGCAGAAGAGTTGAGCATGGATGAAGTTTATGGATTGGCAACACCAAGAAAGTTTCCACTTGATGCAGTTATAGAGCCTCGTCTGCCCCTTCATCTTTATAATGTCTGA